The genomic segment TAAGAAGGAATTGTcctcctaaagcaggggtgtcaaactcattttagatgggggggccacatggagaaaaatctactcccaagcgggccggactggtaaaatcccggcacgataacttaaaaataaagacaacttcagattattttctttgtttaacaatataaacaagtacattctgaaaatgtacaaatcatactgttgttggggttttcttttacacttacatgttgtagttaatagtattctatctttatttgtcattattcatactttctgattaaatgatgtgataatgttcatcagtcaactcattggtgttcatttgtaatctatcaagataaaaaaaaagtgtgtcaaaatcaaattacaggatgttatttatgtagattgctcatttttctcgactggtgcactaacatcacgtggtttattttgtttacatatgtagcatcatctccaaaaacacatccatccattttttaccgcttgtcccttttgtagttgcgggtggtgctggagcctatcaaatAATTGCTCatctgacatctagtggacacatttagaacagcagtttctttcattcaaaaatgtcggctcatttttatacttaaactCATCaagtgggccggataaaacctgttggcgggcctgatccggccctcgggccgtacgtttgacacccctgtcctaaagATAGACTAACGTCGTGTACTTGACATTATAACTACATGAAGTCATATCAGGGCCCAAAACTCCCAAATAAGAAGGAATTGTcctcctaaagcaggggtgtcaaactcattttagatgggggggccacatggagaaaaacatACTCCCAAGCGGGCCAaactggtaaaatcccggcacgataacttaaaaataaagacaacttcagattgttttctttgtttaaaaatataaacaagcacattctgaaaatgtacaaatcataatgttgttgaggTTTTCTTTTACACTTacttgttgcggttaatagtatatctttactgtttttttgttttgtttgttttttgtcataaaaaaaaatacaatcatgcgtgcttacggactgtatccctgcagactgtattgatctatattgatatataatgtaggaaccagaaatattaaaaacagaatgaaacaacccttttgtgtgaatgagtgtaaatgcgtgagggaggtttttggggttggtgcactaattgtaagtgtatcttgtgttttttatgttgatttaataaaaacaaaaaacaaatacaaaataatttttttaaattttatttcttgtgcggcccggtaccgtacaatccacggaccggtaccgggccgcggcccggtggttggggaccactgatccagtggacacatttagaacagcagtttctttcattcaacaatttcggctcatttttatacttagaaaactcatcccgcgggccggataaaacctgttagcgggcctgatccggccctcgggccgtacgtttgacacccctgtcctaaagATAGACTAACGTCGTGTACTTGACATTGTAACTATATGAAGTCATATCAGGGCCAAAAACTCCCAAGTAAGAAGGAATTGTCCTCCTAAAGATAGAATAACGTTGTGTACTTGACCATATGAAgtcataggttgtgagttcaaaccccggctgagtcataccaaagactataaaaatgggagccattacctccctgcttgacactcagcatcaagggttagaattgggggttaaatcacccaaaatgattcccgggcgcagccaccgctgctgcccactgctcccctcacctcccaggaggtgatcaagggtgatgggtcaaatgcagagaatcattttgccacacatagtgtgtgcgtgacaatcattggtactttaacttaaatatcaGGGCCAAAAACTCCCAAATAAGAGGGAATTGTCCTCCTAAAGATAGACAGACGTCGTGTACTTGACATTGTAACTATATGAAGTCACAGCAGGGCCAAAAACTCCCATGTAAGAAAGAATGGTCCTCCTAAAGATAGAATGAAGTCGTGTACTTGACTATATGAAGTCATAGCAGGGCCACTAGCTGTCTAAAAGAGGCTGTGAGGCCGAGCACAAAAGCCTCATTCACCGGTAAAAAGAACCCGGAAGAGCTGCCacgtcaaaagaaaaaaaaaagagtgtgagGAGGAAGGAAAGATGAGGCTAAAGTGCGGTTGGCCGCCATTAAAACAACTCCAACCAGCTTGCAGTCGACGTCTGCTCCTCCAACTGCGGGTGTTCGGCACCCATGGGACTTAAGGCTCGGTCAACCAGACGCTCAATTTGGGGCAAAAGTGACGTTTTTGTCCGTCTTTCTTTCCTGCTGGCTTTCCTCCTCCTCCTGGGAGTGTGTTTACGCCACTTACCGGAACCTCTCCCGCTCAGCCACCGCGCCGTTTCCGGGTCCGAGCGGGAGGTGACGCTCCTGATCTGGACTCATCCCTTCGGTCGGTACCGGAAACTTCCGGACTGTTCGGCGCTTTACGACGTCGACGGCTGCGTGGTGACAGACGACCGGCGCGTTTACCCGCGCGCGGACGCCGTCGTGGTGCACCACCGCGATGTCGCCGCCGGCAGCGCCGAGCTGCCCCCACGACCTCGACCCGCGGGGCAGAAGTGGGTGTGGCTGAACTACGAGTCCCCCACGCACACGCCCGCGCTGTGGCGCATGGAGGGCTTCTTCAACCTCACCATGAGCTACCGCGCCGACTCGGACATCTTCCTCCCGTATGGCTACCTGGTCCCTGGAGGGGTCCAGAGGCACGTGCTCCAAGAACCTTCTAGAAGCTCCCGCCCTCGCCTTGTGGCCTGGGTGGTGAGTAACTGGGTGGAGTCCCACGCCCGCGTGCTTTTCTACCACCAACTCCGCCATTACGTCCAGGTGGACGTGTTCGGCAGGGCGGGCCGCGACTTACTTGAAGGCAGCGGCAGCGTGGTCGCCCTGTTGAGGCGCTACACGTTCTACCTCTCTCTGGAGAACTCCCAGCACACGGATTACATCACCGAGAAGCTGTGGAACGCCGTCCTGGCCGGCGCCGTGCCCGTGGTTTTGGGTCCCGGCCGGAAGAACTACGAGCGCTTCCTGCCGCCGGAGGCCTTCATCCACGTGGACGACTTCCCCACGGTGGGAGAACTGGCCGGCTACCTGCTGACGCTTTGGCGAGACCCGGCCCGCCTGATGAGGCACCTGCGCTGGAGGAGGGACCTGGGTGTGCACCAGCCCGCCTTCTGGGCAGAACACTATTGCACGGCCTGCAGGGCGGTAAGGAGGACCCTGGGCAGGACTAACGTGGTCCAGGACTTGGCAGTCTGGTTTGAGTCATGATGAAAACACATcatactccctgcttggcactcagcatcaagtgttggaattgggggataaatcaccaaaatgattcccgggcgtggccactgcagctgctcactgctcccctcacctcacctcaTCTCCCAACAGgtggaacatggggatgggtcaaatgcagaggataatctcaccacacctagtgtgtgtgtgtgactatcattggtactttaattttttaactttaaaacagtggttcttaaccttgttggaggtaccgaaccccaccaatttcatatgaGCATTCACTGAACCTGAACCGTAATCAtacaatgatgttattatattaaataaatactaataaagatatattttacaaacagaaagttacaggaatgtacacataatccaatgtttacatctcattgtgcaacatgtgaatgttttagtgggaactaaatgcgatatcgggcagcacggtggaagaggggttagtgcgtctgactcacagtacgaaggtcctgagtagtcctgagttcaatcccgagctcgggatctttctgtgtggagtttgcatgttctccccgtgactgcgtgggttccctccgggtactccggcttcctcccaccaccaaaagacatgcacctggggataggttgattggcaacactaaattggcccgagtgtgtgaatgtgagtgtgaatgttgtctgtctatctgtgttggccctgcgatgagatagcgacttgtccagggtgtaccccgccttccgcccatttgcagctgagataggctccagcaacccccgcgaccccgaacgggacaagcggtagaaaatggatggatggatggatgaactcatccatccatccatccattttctaccgaaccccaccaatttcatatgcacattcaccgaacccgaaccgtaatcatacaatgatgttattatattaaataaatactaataaagatatattttacaaacagaaagttacaagaatgtacacataatccaatgtttacatctcattgtgcaacatgtgaattttttagtgggaactaaatgcgatatcgggcagcacggtggaagaggggttagtgcatctgcctcataatacgaaggtcctgagtagtcctgagttcaatcccgggctcgggatctccccgtgactgcgtgggttccctccgggtactccggcttcctcccacctccaaaagacatgcacctggggataggttgattggcaacactaaattggccctgagtgtgaatgttgtctgtctatctgtgttggccctgcgatgaggtggcaacttgtccagggtgtaccccgccttccgcccatgtgcagctgagataggctccagcaaccatcgcgaccccgaacgggacaagcggtagaaaatggatggatggatggatgggttcttaaccttgttggaggtaccgaaccccaccaatttcatatgcgcattcaccgaacccgaaccgtaatcatacaatgatgttattatattaaagaaatactaataaagatatattttacaaacagaaagttacaggaatgtacacataatccaatgtttacatctcattgtgcaacatgtgaatgttttagtgggaactaaatgcgatatctgaaaggggtacacattatttccaaagcaggacccccacccagacatgtaatactagtacacaactcatgaaaaacaatatgttatagtcactgTAATTGggacaaaacacttatattagaaaatattctcatggaaatgactgctgtcatttgattacaacaataaaacactgaacttgttatttagtcaggtttgggacaggtgtggccacagtgcatgtgcacgtctgacctcGCTCACATGTGcgccaccgaatgctcaaggagtttttgcgtttgctcacacatatggaaaattagagggaacattgtttgggggtatccataatacgtcgatagggagaagtttttattcacacaatGTGTCGGGTGTGTCTCTGCtgaacccctgagaccgactctCCGAACTCCTAGGGTTCCGAtttaacccaggttaagaaccactgctctaaaggcatagtggccacatgcgtggacagcaccttttagcttttatttccaaaattgtgtacactactgaattggggtcttatggccgcttatgtggacacttatactcccatctggtggtgtcagaagagtataacataaaatggaatttggggaaaaaaagtgtaaaaataagaattagcatgtctctaaacatgaagtacacgtatggactaagtacatcatatcaaaagatgattcttagtttttattctaattagggtccaataagcccaaatagcaaagagaaataaaaaaaaagcatgtaaacaaacagcttgggccttaagaggttaacttTATTTACCTTACTGGACTGTTGTTTAACCATTGCACTTGATGGCGCACAATTGTGATGTCATCAGAAAGGGACAACCCAGAAAAATTTTCCCttcaagggccaaagtgaaaatgtgccaatggtccGAAGAGCCAAACACAGCGATTTTTACCACGCAACACTGCGAGTTATGAAATTAGCCTcataccccggccgagtcataccaaagactataaaaatgggagccattacctccctgcttggcagtcagcatcaaaggttggaattgggggttaaaataaattaaattcaagtaaacaaacaaagactcctaattagtctgctgacatatgcagtaacacattgtgtcatttatctacctattattttgtctacattatgaggggcaagtggtagaaaataaattattaatccacttgttcaattactgttaatatctgcttactttctcttttaacatgttctatctacacttctgttaaaatgtagtaatcacttattcttctcttctttgatactttacattagttttggatgagaccacaaatttgggtatcaatctgataccaagtagttataggatcatacattggtcataatttaagttctcatgtgtccagggacatatttactgagtttataaacataatatgatttttatttttttttaaagaaaaaagattttgtgacgataaaaaatatcaatgtaatcatagtagtatcaactagatacgctcctgtacttatatcattacagtggatgtcaggtgtagattcacccatggcatttgtttatattgtggcgccggtgagctattgtatcctcctacggtgtgtagtgaaacatgtttagctattcctcgtcctgcagtgataatactacttgtaagaaacttattttatttgtcgccatggagaccaggattagtgatttagaagtagctaaaacactgcagactgtggatgaATGCTAGCTGCTAgcttgctagccatgtcttaaagcacctcttcatgagggtgtttcagtgttataacttcacctttatctttactttttacaccaaaatgcgtccgttcttccttttctgtctacacactgtgtctgcttgtaagtactctgtgtgtgtgcgctgccgaacatactcctctgctcgtaaaaccagcaatgtcacgacgtgacaacgacgcggcgtcatgcctgtaaaaaaataaatcaatcaatttggaactggtacttttcaaacagagtatagtaccgtttttgattcattagtaccgcgatactatactagtaccggtataccgtacaactagagatgtccgataatatcggcttgctgatattatcggccgataaatgctttaaaatgtaatgtcggaaattatcggtatcgtttttttaatttatctatttatttttttaaatttattaaatcaacataaaaaacacaagatacacttacaattagtgcaccaaccccaaaaaaaactccctcccccatttacactcattcacactcattcacacaaaagggttgtttctttctgttattaatattctggttcctacattatatatcaatatatatcaatacagtctgcaagggatacagtccgtaagcacacatgattgtgcgtgctgctggtccactaatagtactaacctttaacagttaattttactcattttcattaattactagtttctatgtaactgtttttatattgttttactttcttttttattcaagaaaatgtttttaatttatttatcttattttattttatcaatattttaaaaaaggaccttatcttcaccatacctggttgtccaaattaggcataataatgtgttaattccacaactgtatatatcagtatcggttgatatcggtatcagttgatatcagtaTCTGTAATTAatgagtcggacaatatcggaattgcggcaaaaagccattatcggacatccctacgtaCAACCCTAATCCCTATGTTtatatcatcgagtggtctgctgcatccccgcttccttgctccctgtaagtttattgtatatCAGAAATTATGCATCTCATTTGGATAAAAAAGTCTGaggaggtattccgacaagttggtacactttgacagccatttaggacacaAAAATGGCCGGAACGACACAAAAAGTCACTTGATCCCCCGCCCCCTGCCGCCTCACCCCGTTTATTCGCCAGAATTGTGATACATTCTTCATCTAGATGGGATTATataaacatcccagcagtcggcatcctaacgacagcagactttgtaccgtaagtgatgttttatcatgtttgttggctctcaggaagtctgcagtgagcagaaatcagctccattgtaagcggacttttgttcGCATTTATTATTTAGAACGCAAAAagcatccattgtcatgtctttcataatgattgtgaacgataggcaaaaattccgtaaaaagtgcagttcccttttaaatatCATAACGTACAGATCTGATTTGATTGgaacaggtgtgcctaatgatgtGGCTAATACAGTTGCTTAAATGAGTCTATGGGTAGGGAGGTAATAaagatttagctgctgacgttcttgtacaaaccccgtttccatatgagttgggaaatggtgttagatgtaaatataaacggaatacaatgatttgcgaatcattttcaacccatattcagttgaatatgctacaaagacaacatatttgatgttcaaactgataaacttttttttctttttcaaataatcattaactttagaatttgatgccagcaacacgtggcaaagaagttgggaaaggtggcaataaatactgataaagttgaggaatgctcatcaaacacttatttagaacatcccacaggtgaacaggcaaattgggaacaggtgggtgccatgattgggtataaaattagattccatgaaatgctcagtcattcacaaacaaggatggggcgagggtcaccactttgtcaacaaatgcgtgagcaaattgttgaacagtttaagacatacttgccaaccttgagacctaaaataaatacttgaatttcagtgttcatttatttacacatatacacacacataacactagatggcagtattgtcctgtttaagagtgtcacaacattgctgtttactgcagacgaactgctttacggtatacaaaaaacgtgactgctgttgttgtgtgttgttgccgcgctgggaggacgttaatgaaactgcctaacaataaacccacataagaaaccaagaactcgccctccatcattctacagttataacgtgattgggcaggtatgctggttatattgtgggttagcggactcagaatttcgggagaatttcgggagaaaatttgtcccgggaggttttcgggagaggcgctgaatttcgggagtctcccggaaaatccgggagggttggcaagtatggtttaagaaaaacctttctcaaccaactattgcaaggaatttagggatttcaccatctacggtccgtaatatcatcaaagggttcagagaatctggagaaatcactgcacgtaagcagctaagcctgtgaccttcgatccctcaggctgtactgcatcaacaagcgacatcagtgtgtaaaggatatcaccacataggctcaggaacacttcagaaacccactgtcagtaactacagttggtcgctacatctgtaagtgcaagttaaaactctcctatgcaaggcgaaaaccgtttatcaacaacacccagaaaccccgtcggcttcgctgggcctgagctcatctaagatggactgatacaaagtggaaaagtgttctgaggtctgacgagtccacatttcaaattgtttttggaaactgtggacgtcgcgtcctccggaccaaagagaaaaagaaccatccggattgttctaggcacaaagatgaaaaaccagcatctgtgatggtatggg from the Nerophis lumbriciformis linkage group LG17, RoL_Nlum_v2.1, whole genome shotgun sequence genome contains:
- the LOC133614270 gene encoding alpha-(1,3)-fucosyltransferase 4-like; amino-acid sequence: MGLKARSTRRSIWGKSDVFVRLSFLLAFLLLLGVCLRHLPEPLPLSHRAVSGSEREVTLLIWTHPFGRYRKLPDCSALYDVDGCVVTDDRRVYPRADAVVVHHRDVAAGSAELPPRPRPAGQKWVWLNYESPTHTPALWRMEGFFNLTMSYRADSDIFLPYGYLVPGGVQRHVLQEPSRSSRPRLVAWVVSNWVESHARVLFYHQLRHYVQVDVFGRAGRDLLEGSGSVVALLRRYTFYLSLENSQHTDYITEKLWNAVLAGAVPVVLGPGRKNYERFLPPEAFIHVDDFPTVGELAGYLLTLWRDPARLMRHLRWRRDLGVHQPAFWAEHYCTACRAVRRTLGRTNVVQDLAVWFES